One Skermanella sp. TT6 genomic window, ACATCCTGATTTCCGACTGGGAGATGCCGGAGGTGTCGGGCATCGCCCTGACCCGGCTGGTGCGCAACCATCCCGACAGCCCCAACCCGCTGATGCCGGTGATCATGCTGACCAGTCACAGCAACCACCAGCTGGTCGAGCGGGCGCGCGACGCCGGGGTCACGGCCTTCCTGGCGAAGCCGGTGTCGCGCAAGGCGCTTGCCGCCCGGCTGGAGGCGGCTGTCCACCGGTCGCGCTGCTACGTGCTGACCCGGCGCTTCTTCGGTCCCGACCGCCGCCGCACCCAGGCCGGCACCGACGGGGCGGCGAAATCCCCCGCGGCCGGCAAGGCGCCCGAGGGACGGGGCCAGCCGCCCAGCGCCGACCTGGACTCGGCGGGGGACGCCTTCCTGATCGACCCGGCGCCGCTGGCAGCGGCGGCCGGCATGCCGCCGGGGCTGGTGCGGCCGTCGCCGCTGTCCCGGACCCTGTTCACCCGCATGCGCGCCAAGCGGATCGACCTGGTGGCGGCAGACCGGAGCCGGCTGGAGATCGTCCGGGACGGCCTGCTGAAGAGCGGCGACCCGGGGCGCCTGGCCGCCGTCCTGATCGACACCATGGACCAGATCCGCCAGAGCGTCGGGCTGAGCCATCCGCTCGTCCAGCGGGTCTGGTCGTCGCTGGCGGCGATCCGTGACCGGATCGATCCGGCGGATTCCCGCTCCCTCGACATCCTGCACCTGCATGCCCACACGATCGAGCGCCTGCTGGACCTGGCCGGCCAGCCGGACCGCCGCCTCGCGGAAACGACGGTGGCCGAGCTGGAAGCGGCGGTCGCCAAGCTGTTCCCGCCGCTGCGGGCATGAAGGCGCGGGAACGGGTCAGGCGGTGCGGCGCCGGTCGATCCCGCCGGGATGACGGACCTGGAAGCGGTGATAGACCTCCATCGTCGGAGCGCAGCTTGCGGCGTCGCCCCGGCGCATCGCGCGGACCAGATTGTCGCGCATCATCTGCCGGATCGCCGGCGGCCCCCAGGGGCGGTCCAGCAGGGAATGGCCTTTGGCCAGGGCGACCACGAACCCCAGCCGCTCGTGGCGGGAGATCTCCTCGATCTCTTCGGGTAACAGGTCGCTGAATGCGATACAGTCGTTGAGCGTCAGCACTGGTGCCTCCCATGGATCGGCGGGAGAGGCGATTGGTCGGCGGCAACTGATGCCGGTTACGGTCAACCGCAGGCGGTCCCGTGTTGCTATTTCCCAGAGATCGGGCGGCTCCATGTTCTTGGTTCATTTGTCCGGCCCTGCTGGCCGACGCCGTCCTACCCCTTAAGTAGGCGCCCGAACGTCCATGTTTTCCATATCGGGCTCATGGCCGCGTCAACTTGTCGCAGAGTCGCCCTCATGATCGATGCGAGGGCCGACAGCGACCGCTTCGTGGTGCAGCGGGCCTCGGGCGGGAAATGGGAGACGGTGACGGTCCACGGCAGCCAGGCCGAGGGGTCGGCGGCGTTCGCCGCGGCGGTCAGGGCGGCGCCCCGGTCGTTCCTGCGGCTGATCCGCCTGCGCGCCGATCCCGACGCGCGCGGCGAGGTGTACGACTGGACCCTGGTCAGCCTGCACGATCCCCGCCGCCACGCGCCGCCGCCCGTCCGGAAGGCCCGGCCCGCGAAGTCCCGACCCTCGAAGTCCGGGCGCCCGGAGCGGGTCCGCGCGCCCGTCAGGCTCTATGTCCTGCTGTTCCTCGCCGGGGCGGCGCTCGTCCTGCTGTGGCTGCTGGCCGGCGGGCGGCCCCGGTGAGCGTTGTCGGAAGCGCCCGGCCCTATTTCTTCACCAGCGGGCATTGGCTCTGGGCCAGCGGCAGATAGGCTTCTTCGCCGGGGATGGTCCGCACGATCTCGTAATAGTCCCACGGCTTCTTGCTGTCCGACGGAGCCTTGACCCGCGCCAGGTACATGTCGTGGACCATCCGGCCGTCCTCGCGGACATCCCCGTTGCGGGCGAACATGTCCTTGATCGGCAGTTCCTTCATCTTGGCCGCGACCACCTTGCCCTCGTCGGTGCCGGCCGCGTCGATCGCCTTGAGATAATGCATCACCGAGGAATAGACGCCCGCCTGGACCATGTTGGGCATGCGGTTCATGCGTTCGAAGTAGCGCTGCGACCAGGCCCGCGCCTCGTCGTCCATGTCCCAGTAGAAGCCCGTCGTCAGCACGAGGCCCTGGGCCGTCTCCAGCCCGAGGGAATGGACGTCGCTGAGCACCAGCAGCAGGCCGGCCAGCTGCTGCCCGCCCTGGACGATGCCGAACTCCGCCGCCTGCTTGATCGACGTGGTGGTGTCGGTGCCGGCGTTGGCGAGTCCCACCACCTGCGCGCCCGAGCCCTGCGCCTGGAGCAGGAAGGAGGAGAAATCGGCCGTGTTCAGCGGGTGCCGGACGGCACCCAGCACCTCGCCGCCGGCCGCCTTGACGACCTCCCCGACATCCTTCTCCAGCGCGTAGCCGAAGGCGTAGTCGGCGGTCAGGAAGTACCAGGTCTTGCCGCCCTCCTGGACCACCGCCTTGCCGGTGCCGTTGGCCAGCGCAACGGTGTCGTAGGCCCAGTGGAAGCCGGTCGGCGAGCAGGCGTCGCCGGTCAGGCGCGAGGTCGCCGCTCCCGAGGTCAGCGTGACCCGGCCGGTCTGCTTGCCGATCTCCTGGACCGCCAGCGCCACCGACGAGGTGGTCAGGTCGGCGATGGCGTCGACATTCTCGCGGTCGAACCACTGGCGCGCGATGTTGGAGCCGATGTCGGGCTTGTTCTGGTGGTCGGCGGACAGGACCTCGATCGGCTTGCCCAGCACCTTGCCGCCGAAATCCTCGACCGCCATCTGGGCCGCGATCACCGAGCCGCGCCCGCCGAAATCGGCGTAGAGGCCGGACTGGTCGTTCAGCACGCCGATCCTGACCGTGTCGCCCGAGACCTGCGCGCAGGCCTGCCCGGCGGACAGCGCCAGCGCGCCCGTCGCCAGCGCCCCGGCAAGCACCCTGGACAGGGTCTTGTTCGTTGACTTCATTTGGTTTCCTCCCGTCTTCAACTCCGCTCCTTGAAGACCGGGGAGGCCCTGGTGTCAACTGATCCTTGGGAGAAACCATCAGTAATGCGGATTGTCGGTGATGCGGACGGCCCGCCGGAGCGGCTCTTCCGCCGCGGCGAGCGCCCCGTCGATGCGCTCCGCCAGGGCGGAAGCCGTCGCCGCGTCGCCCGCGTGGCAGACGTCGAGCAGGTGGTGGGCGATCGCCTGCACGGTGACCGCGCCGACATTGCTCGACGATCCCTTGAGGGTATGCGCCTCCTTTCCCGCGGCGGCGAGGTCACCCCTCGCCAGTGCCGCCCGGATGCCGGACGCGGCCTCCCGCCCCGCTTCCAGGAACAGGTCGATCAGGTCGGCGACCGTGTCCCAGCCCATCGCGTCGGCCAAGTCGGCCAGGCGTTCCGCATCCACCAGATCGTCCGGGGCGGGCGCGGCGTCCGGCGCGCGACCGGGTTCGGAAGCGGGGGCGGCGCGCGCCGCCCAGCGCTCCAGCTTCTCGTTGACCAGCTTGCGATTCATCGGCTTGGTCACGAAATCGACCATGCCGCAGGCGCGCCACTCCTCCCCCTGGAGCAGGTCGGCATCCGCGGTCATGGCGATCACCGGGGCGGAGCCCGCCGGCGGCGGGAGGGCGCGGATCGCGCGGGTCGCGGCGAAACCGTCCATCTCCGGCATCTGGATGTCCATCAGGATCGCGTGGTAGGGCCGGCGCGACGCCGCCTCCACGGCCTCCCGCCCGTTGACCGCCACGTCGATGCGCCGTCCCTCCTCCTTCAGCAGGCCGGCCAGGATGCGCCGGCTGATCGGGTCGTCCTCGACCACCAGGATCGCGGTTTCGGGGCCGGCGGCGGTCACGGCGGGAGCCTGAACCGGACCCTGGGCCGGGAGCGGCGCGGGGGAAGGCTTCGCGCCTCCGCCGCGCCGGTGCCCCCAGTAGCCGATGGCGTTGGCCAGCTTGCGCCGGTCCACCGGCTTGGGCAGGTAGTCGTCCATGCCGGCCGCCAGGCATTTCTGGGGGTCGCCCTCCATCGCGTTGGCGGTCATGGCGATGATCGGCACCTCGGCCCGGCCGCCCTTCAGCCTGCGGATCGCCGCCGTCGCCTCGTACCCGTCCATTTCCGGCATCTGGACGTCCATCAGGACCAGATCATAGGGCAGGTTGCAGATCGCCTCGACCGCCTCGCGGCCGTTGGCGGCGATGTCGACCCGGTGCCCCAGCCGGGTGATCAGACCGGTCGCGACCTGCTGGTTCACCTGGTTGTCCTCCGCCACCAGGATGCGCAGCCGCCGGGCCGGCGCCGCCGTTTCGGCCGGGGCCGCCGCCGGGTCGGGCCCGTCCGGCGCGGCGCC contains:
- a CDS encoding response regulator: MSIARGGSMTLDGAAATEMPADIRVVVAEDDRGTRLVLRGLLRSLGVRDFAECANGAEAFVQIQRSAPDILISDWEMPEVSGIALTRLVRNHPDSPNPLMPVIMLTSHSNHQLVERARDAGVTAFLAKPVSRKALAARLEAAVHRSRCYVLTRRFFGPDRRRTQAGTDGAAKSPAAGKAPEGRGQPPSADLDSAGDAFLIDPAPLAAAAGMPPGLVRPSPLSRTLFTRMRAKRIDLVAADRSRLEIVRDGLLKSGDPGRLAAVLIDTMDQIRQSVGLSHPLVQRVWSSLAAIRDRIDPADSRSLDILHLHAHTIERLLDLAGQPDRRLAETTVAELEAAVAKLFPPLRA
- a CDS encoding ABC transporter substrate-binding protein — protein: MKSTNKTLSRVLAGALATGALALSAGQACAQVSGDTVRIGVLNDQSGLYADFGGRGSVIAAQMAVEDFGGKVLGKPIEVLSADHQNKPDIGSNIARQWFDRENVDAIADLTTSSVALAVQEIGKQTGRVTLTSGAATSRLTGDACSPTGFHWAYDTVALANGTGKAVVQEGGKTWYFLTADYAFGYALEKDVGEVVKAAGGEVLGAVRHPLNTADFSSFLLQAQGSGAQVVGLANAGTDTTTSIKQAAEFGIVQGGQQLAGLLLVLSDVHSLGLETAQGLVLTTGFYWDMDDEARAWSQRYFERMNRMPNMVQAGVYSSVMHYLKAIDAAGTDEGKVVAAKMKELPIKDMFARNGDVREDGRMVHDMYLARVKAPSDSKKPWDYYEIVRTIPGEEAYLPLAQSQCPLVKK